From Mycobacterium lacus, one genomic window encodes:
- a CDS encoding sigma-70 family RNA polymerase sigma factor, with product MTSTQVAEFEELRPHLMSVAYRLTGTVADAEDIVQEAWLRWDARDDVIHDLRAWLTTVVSRLGLDRMRSAAHRRETYTGNWLPEPVVTGLDSADPLSAVVAGEDARFAAMVVLERLNPDQRVAFVLHDGFAVPFAEVAEVLGTTEAAARQLASRARKAAAADPPPKPDPAHNEVVGRLMAAMAAGDLDAVVSLLHPDVTFTGDSNGKAPTAVRVIHGADKVARFMFGLARRYGPAFFTVNQLALVNGELGAYTKGCPSADGYREMAPRITAMTVCDGKVCALWDIANPDKFTASPLRDLARQARLPREPGTRHRS from the coding sequence ATGACCTCGACGCAGGTCGCGGAGTTTGAGGAGTTGCGACCACATCTCATGTCCGTCGCCTACCGGCTGACCGGAACCGTCGCCGACGCCGAGGACATCGTCCAGGAAGCCTGGCTGCGCTGGGACGCCCGGGACGACGTGATCCATGACCTGCGGGCCTGGCTGACTACCGTGGTGAGCCGGCTCGGCCTGGACCGGATGCGGTCCGCGGCGCACCGGCGCGAAACCTACACCGGCAATTGGCTGCCGGAACCCGTGGTCACCGGATTGGACAGCGCCGATCCGCTGTCTGCCGTGGTGGCTGGTGAGGACGCGCGGTTCGCGGCGATGGTGGTGCTGGAGCGCCTCAACCCCGATCAGCGGGTCGCCTTCGTGCTGCACGACGGCTTTGCCGTGCCGTTTGCCGAGGTGGCCGAGGTGCTGGGGACCACCGAGGCCGCCGCCCGGCAACTGGCCTCGCGGGCGCGCAAGGCCGCCGCAGCCGATCCGCCGCCGAAACCGGACCCCGCCCACAACGAGGTGGTCGGCCGGCTGATGGCCGCCATGGCCGCCGGTGACCTGGACGCCGTGGTGTCGCTGTTGCATCCCGACGTGACCTTCACCGGCGATTCAAACGGCAAGGCGCCCACCGCAGTTCGGGTCATCCATGGGGCGGACAAGGTGGCCCGGTTCATGTTCGGCCTGGCCCGCCGCTACGGCCCGGCGTTTTTCACGGTCAATCAGCTGGCACTGGTCAACGGTGAGCTGGGCGCCTACACCAAAGGTTGCCCCAGCGCCGACGGGTATCGGGAGATGGCCCCGCGGATAACCGCGATGACGGTGTGCGACGGAAAGGTCTGCGCCCTATGGGATATCGCCAACCCCGACAAGTTCACCGCCTCTCCGCTGCGTGACCTTGCTCGGCAGGCTCGGCTGCCCAGGGAACCCGGCACGCGTCACCGGAGCTGA
- a CDS encoding aspartate aminotransferase family protein, with the protein MTDNLWLHYARHGPGITPPIITRGEGVTIFDDRGKGYLDALSGLFVVQVGHGRAELAEAAARQAGTLGYFPLWGYATPTAIELAERLAQRAPGDLNRVFFTTGGTEAVETAWKVAKQYFKLTGKPGKHKVISRSIAYHGATHGALAITGLPLYKAPFEPVTPGGFRVPNTNFYRAPEPFRTDLKAFGQWAADRIAEAIEFEGPDTVAAVFLEPVQNAGGSIPPPPGYFERVREICDEYDVLLVSDEVICAFGRIGSMFACCDIGDVGYVPDMITCAKGLTSGYSPLGAMIASDRLFEPFNDGKTMFPHGYTFGGHPVSTAVALANLDIFDREDLNEQVKQRSPALRATLEKLYDLPIVGDVRGEGYFFGIELVKDKATKQTFAGEERAALLGQVSSSLFEAGLYCRTDDRGDPVIQLAPPLISGQAEFDAIESILRGVLSTL; encoded by the coding sequence ATGACTGACAATCTTTGGCTGCACTATGCCCGCCATGGCCCGGGGATCACGCCGCCCATCATCACTCGTGGCGAGGGCGTCACTATCTTCGACGACCGCGGCAAGGGCTACCTGGATGCACTGTCCGGGCTGTTCGTGGTGCAGGTCGGTCACGGCCGCGCCGAGCTGGCCGAGGCCGCCGCCCGACAGGCCGGCACCCTCGGGTACTTCCCGCTGTGGGGGTATGCCACCCCCACCGCCATCGAGCTCGCCGAGCGCCTGGCGCAACGCGCGCCCGGCGACCTGAACCGGGTGTTCTTCACCACCGGCGGCACGGAGGCCGTCGAGACCGCGTGGAAAGTGGCCAAGCAGTACTTCAAGCTCACCGGCAAACCCGGCAAACACAAGGTCATTTCGCGCTCGATCGCCTACCACGGCGCCACCCACGGCGCGCTGGCCATCACCGGCCTGCCGTTGTACAAGGCGCCGTTCGAGCCGGTGACACCCGGCGGCTTCCGCGTGCCCAACACGAACTTCTACCGGGCACCCGAGCCATTCCGCACCGATCTCAAGGCGTTCGGGCAGTGGGCCGCCGACCGGATCGCCGAGGCGATCGAGTTCGAAGGTCCGGATACCGTCGCCGCGGTGTTCCTCGAACCGGTACAGAACGCGGGCGGCTCCATTCCACCGCCCCCCGGCTATTTCGAGCGGGTGCGCGAGATTTGCGACGAGTACGACGTGCTACTGGTCTCCGACGAGGTGATCTGCGCGTTCGGCCGGATCGGGTCGATGTTCGCCTGCTGTGACATCGGGGACGTCGGCTACGTGCCCGACATGATCACCTGCGCCAAGGGGCTAACGTCGGGCTACTCGCCGCTGGGCGCGATGATCGCCAGCGACCGGTTGTTCGAGCCCTTCAACGACGGCAAGACGATGTTCCCGCACGGCTATACCTTCGGCGGTCATCCGGTGTCGACGGCGGTCGCGCTGGCCAACCTCGACATCTTCGACCGCGAGGACCTCAACGAGCAGGTCAAACAGCGCTCACCCGCATTGCGCGCCACCCTGGAGAAGCTGTATGACCTGCCCATCGTCGGCGATGTTCGCGGCGAGGGATATTTCTTCGGCATCGAGCTGGTCAAGGACAAAGCGACGAAGCAGACCTTCGCCGGCGAGGAACGCGCAGCGCTGTTGGGCCAGGTGTCGTCGTCGCTGTTCGAGGCCGGATTGTATTGCCGCACCGACGACCGCGGCGATCCCGTCATCCAGCTGGCGCCACCGCTGATCAGCGGGCAGGCCGAGTTCGACGCCATCGAATCCATCCTGCGCGGCGTTCTCAGCACGTTGTAG
- a CDS encoding D-alanyl-D-alanine carboxypeptidase family protein, producing MDFLRAAACLAAAALMLAGPAAPTARAEPNAEANAGAGNCPYKVSTPPAVDSSEVPTAGDPPLPLAVPATPVGGNALGGCGIVTAPGTPPVPGDISAEAWLVADLDSGAVIAARDPHGRHRPASVIKVLVAMASINALNLNKSVVGTADDAAAEGTKVGVDAGGTYTVNQLLHGLLMHSGNDAAHALATQLGGMQTALEKINVLAAKLGGRDTRVATPSGLDGPGMSTSAYDIGLFYRYAWQNPTFADIVATRTFDFPGHGDHPGYELENDNQLLYHYPGALGGKTGYTDDAGQTFVGAANHNGRRLMAVLLHGTRQPIAPWEQAAHLLDYGFATPQGTRIGTLVEPDPALVTGGQENPADRQANGAQAAGLMSSAETLPVRVGVAVIGTIIVFGLMMVARSVNRRRSPE from the coding sequence ATGGACTTCTTACGTGCCGCGGCATGCCTGGCCGCAGCGGCTCTAATGCTCGCCGGCCCGGCCGCGCCGACGGCAAGGGCCGAGCCCAACGCCGAGGCGAACGCCGGGGCCGGGAATTGCCCGTACAAGGTGTCCACCCCGCCCGCGGTGGATTCGTCGGAAGTCCCCACGGCGGGCGATCCGCCGCTGCCGCTGGCGGTGCCCGCGACGCCGGTCGGCGGCAACGCGCTGGGCGGCTGCGGCATCGTCACCGCTCCCGGCACCCCACCGGTGCCGGGCGACATCTCCGCCGAGGCATGGCTGGTGGCGGACCTGGACAGCGGCGCCGTCATCGCCGCCCGCGATCCGCACGGCCGGCACCGCCCCGCCAGCGTCATCAAGGTGCTGGTCGCGATGGCGTCCATCAATGCGCTCAATCTCAACAAGTCGGTCGTCGGCACCGCGGACGACGCGGCCGCCGAGGGCACCAAGGTGGGCGTCGACGCCGGCGGCACTTACACCGTCAACCAGTTACTGCACGGCCTGCTGATGCATTCCGGCAACGACGCCGCGCACGCGCTGGCGACGCAGCTCGGCGGCATGCAGACCGCCCTGGAGAAGATCAACGTGCTGGCCGCCAAGCTAGGCGGCCGGGACACCCGGGTGGCGACGCCGTCGGGACTGGACGGGCCCGGCATGAGCACCTCGGCCTACGACATCGGGTTGTTCTACCGCTACGCCTGGCAGAACCCCACCTTCGCCGACATCGTCGCGACCCGCACCTTCGACTTTCCCGGCCATGGCGACCATCCCGGCTACGAGCTGGAGAACGACAACCAGCTGCTCTACCACTACCCGGGCGCGCTGGGCGGCAAGACCGGTTACACCGACGATGCCGGCCAGACGTTCGTCGGCGCGGCGAACCACAACGGCCGACGGCTGATGGCGGTATTGCTGCACGGCACCCGGCAGCCGATTGCCCCGTGGGAACAGGCCGCGCATCTACTGGATTACGGATTCGCCACCCCGCAGGGCACCCGGATCGGGACGCTGGTCGAACCCGACCCCGCGCTGGTTACTGGCGGGCAGGAGAATCCGGCGGACCGGCAGGCCAACGGCGCGCAGGCGGCAGGGCTGATGTCGTCGGCGGAAACACTGCCGGTACGGGTGGGCGTGGCCGTCATCGGCACCATCATCGTGTTTGGGTTGATGATGGTCGCACGCTCGGTGAACCGCCGGCGCAGCCCTGAGTAA
- a CDS encoding MmpS family transport accessory protein yields the protein MIPATSVVKRTWLLLAVVAVAIVAGLVIYRLHGIFGVHQRPSVRVAADTDVPQFDPKRVTYEVFGPAPVAKIAYLDPDAHVRQLSNVPLPWSETVTTQLPAVSVNLMAQSTGDVITCRIIVNGVVKDERSETGLKALTFCQVSSA from the coding sequence ATGATTCCGGCTACCAGCGTAGTGAAACGAACGTGGCTGCTGCTGGCCGTCGTCGCGGTGGCCATCGTCGCGGGGCTCGTTATCTATCGGCTCCATGGCATCTTCGGCGTTCACCAGCGCCCGTCCGTCAGGGTCGCGGCCGATACCGATGTCCCGCAGTTCGACCCTAAGCGCGTGACCTATGAAGTCTTTGGCCCCGCCCCGGTCGCAAAGATCGCCTACTTGGACCCCGACGCCCACGTGCGCCAACTGAGCAACGTGCCCCTCCCGTGGTCCGAAACGGTCACGACGCAGCTACCCGCGGTCAGTGTCAACCTTATGGCGCAGAGTACCGGCGACGTGATCACCTGCCGGATCATCGTGAATGGCGTCGTCAAGGACGAACGGTCTGAGACCGGACTGAAAGCCCTGACCTTCTGCCAGGTGTCGTCCGCATGA
- a CDS encoding MMPL/RND family transporter: MSERHPGPASGPPLLPRLIRRFAVPIILFWLGLTAVVNIAVPQLEMVGKAHSVSMSPGDAESIQAIKRVGQVFHEFDSDTAVTIVLEGDKPLGDEAHRFYGELMKKLSADTRHVEHVQDFWGDPLTAAGSQSADDKAAYVVVYVVGKNETSANNSVDAVRHIVETTPPPRGIKAYVTGPSALNADQSEAGDKSIAKVTAITSVVIALMLLTIYRSIITMVLVLIVVGIDLGAIRGVVAFLSYCNVFNLSTFAVNLLTLMAIAASTDYTIFMLGRYHEARYAGEDRETAYYTMFHGTAHVILGSGLTIAGAMYCLSFARLPYFNTLGPPCAIGMLVAVFAALTLGPAVLVVGTFFKLFDPKRRMNTRRWRRVGTAIVRWPGPVLAATCVVAFIGLLALPSYTTTYDLRKFMPASMPSNVGDAAAGRHFSQARLNPEVLLIEADHDMRTPVDMLVLDKVAKGIFHSPGIAQVKAITRPLGTTIKHTSIPFIISMQGVSSTENMQFMKDRLDDMLIERQAMDEAIASMHRMYDLMGEVINTTVDMDHLTHDMSNITDDLRDKLADFEDFFRPIRSYFYWEKHCYDIPVCWSIRSIFDMFDSVDQLTEKLEHLVKDLDVLITLLPQMRALIPVMISTMTTMRNMLVVWHGTLQSFYKQQEMNSKDPGAMGRVFDAAQIDDSFYLPQSAFDNPDFKRGLKMFLSPDGKAARFIISLEGDPASPEGIARVNPIKQAAREAIKGTPLQGAAIYLGGTAATFKDIREGAIYDLLIAGVAAISLILIIMMIVTRSVVAAVVIVGTVLLSMGASFGLSVLIWQDILGIELYWMVLAMSVILLLAVGSDYNLLLISRLKEEIGAGLNTGIIRAMAGTGGVVTAAGMVFAVTMSLFVFSDLRIIGQIGTTIGLGLLFDTLIVRSFMTPSIAALLGRWFWWPQRVRPRPASQMLRPFGPRRLVRALLLTPADK; the protein is encoded by the coding sequence ATGAGCGAGAGACACCCCGGACCGGCATCGGGTCCGCCTCTTCTGCCGCGGCTGATCCGCCGGTTCGCGGTGCCGATCATCCTGTTCTGGCTGGGCCTCACCGCCGTCGTCAATATCGCCGTACCACAGTTGGAAATGGTCGGAAAGGCGCATTCGGTATCGATGAGCCCCGGCGACGCCGAGTCGATTCAGGCGATAAAACGCGTTGGCCAAGTTTTCCATGAGTTCGATTCCGATACCGCGGTGACCATTGTGCTGGAGGGCGACAAGCCACTCGGCGACGAGGCGCACCGATTCTATGGCGAGTTGATGAAGAAACTTTCCGCTGATACCCGGCATGTCGAGCACGTCCAGGACTTCTGGGGGGACCCGTTGACGGCGGCGGGATCGCAAAGCGCGGATGACAAAGCCGCCTACGTCGTGGTGTATGTCGTCGGCAAGAATGAAACCTCGGCAAACAACTCGGTCGACGCGGTGCGGCATATCGTGGAAACCACGCCGCCACCGCGCGGAATCAAGGCCTATGTCACCGGCCCATCGGCGCTAAACGCCGATCAGTCCGAGGCCGGCGACAAAAGTATCGCTAAGGTCACCGCGATCACGAGCGTGGTGATCGCATTGATGTTGCTCACCATCTACCGCTCCATAATTACGATGGTTCTCGTCCTGATCGTGGTCGGAATTGACCTGGGGGCAATCCGAGGAGTCGTCGCCTTTCTCTCCTACTGCAATGTTTTCAATCTTTCGACATTCGCGGTCAATCTGCTCACACTCATGGCGATTGCGGCGAGCACGGACTACACGATATTCATGCTCGGCCGTTACCACGAAGCACGCTACGCCGGCGAGGATCGGGAAACCGCCTACTACACGATGTTTCACGGGACCGCCCACGTGATCTTGGGCTCCGGCTTGACCATTGCCGGCGCCATGTATTGCCTCAGCTTTGCCCGGCTTCCGTACTTCAATACGCTCGGCCCGCCGTGTGCGATAGGCATGCTTGTCGCGGTCTTCGCCGCGCTCACGCTCGGCCCGGCCGTGCTCGTGGTCGGCACTTTCTTCAAGCTCTTCGACCCCAAGCGAAGGATGAACACTCGGCGGTGGCGTCGAGTGGGAACGGCAATTGTTCGTTGGCCGGGGCCGGTTCTCGCGGCGACATGCGTGGTTGCGTTTATTGGCCTGCTGGCATTACCGAGTTACACGACAACTTACGATCTGCGCAAATTCATGCCCGCCAGCATGCCGTCCAACGTCGGGGACGCGGCCGCGGGCCGGCACTTTTCGCAGGCCCGGCTGAATCCCGAGGTGCTGTTGATCGAGGCCGACCACGATATGCGCACCCCGGTGGACATGTTGGTGTTGGACAAGGTGGCCAAGGGCATCTTTCACAGCCCAGGAATCGCACAGGTCAAAGCGATAACCCGGCCCCTGGGAACGACCATCAAACATACTTCGATACCGTTCATCATCAGCATGCAGGGCGTGTCGAGTACCGAGAACATGCAATTTATGAAGGACCGCTTGGACGACATGCTGATCGAGCGGCAGGCGATGGATGAAGCCATCGCCTCGATGCACCGCATGTATGATCTCATGGGCGAGGTCATTAATACTACTGTCGACATGGATCACCTGACACATGACATGTCGAATATCACCGACGATTTAAGGGATAAGCTGGCGGACTTCGAAGATTTCTTTCGGCCGATTCGCAGCTATTTCTACTGGGAAAAGCATTGTTACGACATCCCGGTCTGCTGGTCGATAAGATCGATATTCGACATGTTCGATAGCGTGGATCAGTTAACTGAAAAACTCGAGCATCTCGTCAAAGATTTGGACGTTCTCATCACACTGCTACCGCAAATGCGGGCGCTGATCCCGGTAATGATATCCACGATGACGACGATGAGGAACATGCTGGTGGTCTGGCACGGCACGCTTCAGTCGTTTTACAAGCAGCAGGAGATGAATAGCAAGGACCCCGGCGCAATGGGCCGGGTCTTTGACGCCGCCCAGATTGACGATTCGTTCTATCTACCACAGTCGGCTTTCGACAATCCGGATTTCAAGCGGGGGCTGAAGATGTTTTTGTCGCCCGACGGCAAGGCCGCCCGCTTTATCATTTCTCTCGAGGGGGATCCCGCGTCGCCCGAGGGAATCGCTCGTGTCAACCCGATCAAGCAGGCGGCAAGGGAGGCCATAAAGGGAACTCCTTTGCAGGGCGCCGCGATCTACCTGGGCGGCACCGCTGCGACGTTCAAGGACATTCGAGAGGGCGCCATATACGATCTGCTGATCGCCGGAGTAGCTGCGATCAGTCTCATTTTGATCATCATGATGATAGTCACCCGAAGTGTGGTTGCCGCCGTAGTCATCGTAGGGACTGTGCTGCTTTCAATGGGCGCCTCTTTCGGGCTTTCCGTGCTCATCTGGCAGGATATTCTCGGCATCGAGCTGTATTGGATGGTGTTGGCGATGTCGGTGATCCTGCTCCTGGCCGTGGGATCCGACTACAATTTGTTGCTGATCTCCCGGCTCAAAGAGGAAATTGGTGCCGGTTTGAATACGGGAATTATCCGTGCGATGGCCGGCACGGGCGGCGTGGTGACGGCTGCCGGCATGGTGTTCGCGGTCACCATGTCCTTGTTTGTGTTCAGCGATCTGCGGATCATTGGCCAGATCGGTACCACCATCGGCTTGGGCCTGCTGTTCGACACGCTGATCGTGC